Proteins found in one Aethina tumida isolate Nest 87 chromosome 1, icAetTumi1.1, whole genome shotgun sequence genomic segment:
- the LOC126266527 gene encoding uncharacterized protein LOC126266527, with the protein MSYKTLTLAIFVFVLTITTTCGLECYSCSASMDETHTNYDCLYFSPKYDENKRTLCRFPEDVCSKFIANHNGQKWVHRGCASPTVCSDLHQTYNRPTDQLIECHECRDKDLCNSAVVGDFSMVLITVIFVLYCIV; encoded by the exons atGTCGTACAAAACGTTAACTCTTGCGATTTTCGTGTTCGTGCTAACAATCACAACAA CTTGTGGTTTGGAGTGTTACTCGTGTAGCGCATCTATGGACGAGACCCACACAAATTACGACTGCTTGTATTTCTCACCAAAATACGACGAAAACAAAAGAACCCTCTGTCGGTTTCCTGAAGATGTTTGTTCTAAGTTCATAGCCAACC ACAACGGCCAGAAATGGGTGCACCGAGGTTGCGCCTCGCCGACAGTTTGTTCGGACCTCCATCAGACTTACAACAGGCCCACGGATCAGTTGATCGAGTGTCACGAGTGCAGGGATAAGGATTTATGCAATTCTGCTGTTGTGGGAGATTTTTCGATGGTTTTGATCactgttatttttgttttatattgcaTAGTTTAA
- the LOC109594673 gene encoding uncharacterized protein LOC109594673, translating to MDLKNILVLALLLVIVTEVTNGLECYECNSKDSNCDNTENLPNNICDSTATGNATCYTITVINDNRIDTLRGCQVIEKNVAQPCEKLKELKGVNNLGICDLCNTDNCNSKSTNTLRGGNNLNCYDCDQKDANCNNIEDAPTEITTTHCQSTPTANATCYTLSVVNGNRTDAYRGCQVIETTTVKEPCDYLKQQSGVNLNVTSCDVCYTDNCNAKTVPSGNADFKAGVFSLVLSIICVTFLKM from the exons atggatttaaaaaacattttagttttagCACTTTTGCTGGTTATTGTGACTGAAG tgaCCAATGGATTGGAATGTTACGAATGTAACAGCAAAGATTCAAACTGTGACAACACTGAAAATTTACCCAACAACATTTGCGACAGTACGGCGACGGGAAATGCCACCTGTTATACTATAACTGTGATCAATG ACAATAGAATTGACACTTTAAGGGGTTGCCAGgtgattgaaaaaaatgtagcACAACCGTGCGAAAAGTTGAAAGAATTGAAAGGCGTGAATAATTTGGGGATCTGTGATTTGTGCAATACCGATAATTGCAATTCCAAGTCTACCAACACTCTTCGtg GGGGTAACAATCTGAACTGCTATGACTGTGATCAAAAAGACGCAAACTGTAACAACATTGAAGATGCACCCACGGAAATCACGACCACTCATTGCCAAAGTACACCAACAGCTAATGCCACCTGTTATACTTTGTCCGTGGTAAACG gCAACAGAACTGACGCTTACAGGGGTTGCCAAGTAATTGAAACGACAACGGTTAAGGAACCTTGCGATTATTTGAAACAGCAAAGCGGCGTTAACCTTAACGTGACGAGTTGCGACGTGTGCTATACTGACAATTGCAATGCGAAAACCGTCCCGTCGGGCAATGCCGACTTTAAAGCCGGCGTTTTCTCTTTGGTGCTTTCAATCATTTGCGTCACctttttgaaaatgtaa
- the LOC109594677 gene encoding uncharacterized protein LOC109594677, with the protein MKITEKMRNINHSNPNSYKNCCAVTDSYKEIKRLCDNEYACCLKCLDCGDDKECSSPHISLLPIIDCQPTRHEKPVCFQFYYAKDKKVYRGCQLILKSTPDINSQCYAFERKYGDGVGQSLLSCKICDYNTCNNTPFNLRNFLPRS; encoded by the exons atgaaaataaCAGAAAAGATGAGAAACATAAACCATTCAAATcctaattcttataaaaactgTTGCGCAGTTACTGATTCCTATAAGGAGATCAAAAGGTTATGCGATAATG aatatgcgtgttgtttaaaatgtttagacTGTGGAGATGATAAAGAATGTTCAAGTCCTCACATTTCTCTACTTCCGATAATTGATTGCCAACCTACTCGCCATGAGAAACcagtttgttttcaattctattacGCCAAAG acaaaaaagTCTACAGGGGGtgccaattaatattaaaaagcacACCTGACATAAATTCCCAGTGCTACGCATTTGAGAGGAAATATGGTGACGGTGTGGGACAAAGTCTTCTCTCCTGCAAAATTTGCGATTACAACACCTGCAACAATACACCTTTCAACCTTCGCAATTTCCTCCCCAGATCATGA